CGTAGGCCTGCGTGGTCTCGTGGTGGCTCCGGGTGAGCTGGACTACCTGGGCATCTTCCTCCACGGAAGCGTCCACCGCGGCCAGGCGCGAGTCCTTGGCATCGACCATCCAGCGGCCGTCTTTATGGACGAGGGAGAGATCCACCTGCCCCAGGTGACTGCCCCAGCGGTTGGGCTGGATGAGCAGCACTTCCTGCCCCTGGGTGTTCTTCAGCAGCATCTTCGGAATGGGCTGGTGGGTGTGGCCCGTGAGCATCACGTCGATGCCGTCGACCTGCTGGGCGATCTGCACCGCCTCGTTCTCACCGGGGATGTTGCCCCGGTCCGCCCACTTCGTGGGATCGGCGTAGTCGGCCAGCCAGGACGCCGGATCGGTCGCCGAACCGGTGGGCTGCTTGTCCGGGCCGCTGTGGATGGCCACCACCACGACGTCGGCCCCCTCCTTCCGGATCTTCTGCACGTACGTCCGGGCCGTCTCCAGGGGATCGTCGAAGCGCAGGCCGAAGATGTTCTCCGGGCGCTCCCACGTCGTCACCCCGGGCGTCACCAGCCCGAGCAGGCCCACCTTCACCCCACACACCTCCTTGATGAGGTAGGGGGTGAAGGCCTCGCCGCCATCGGCCGCATTGCGCACATTGGCCCCGAGCAGGGGAAAGCTCACCTCGCTCTTGAACTTGTTGAGGACCCCGAGGCCGTAGTTGAACTCGTGGTTCCCGAGCGCCATGGCGTCATAGCGCAGCTCGTTCATCGCCAGCGCCATGGGGTGCTGGGGGGTGTTGTTCACCAGGGAGTAGTAGGTGCCCAGCGGCGTTCCCTGGATGGTGTCGCCGGTGTCGACGAGCAGGTTGCAGTCCGGATTCTCCGCCCGCGCCTTCCGGACGAGCGTGGCCACCTTGGCAAGGCCGCGCTGGGCGTCCGGGGTGCCCGTGAAGTAGTCCCAGGGGAAGATGTTGGTGTGCAGGTCGCTGGTCTGGAGCAGCCGCAGCGTGCGCGGAGAGGTATCCACGGGAGGAGGAGGCGGCGGCTCTGGATCGTCACCACAGGCGGAGAGTTGAAAGAGGGCAGTGGCGCTCAGGGAAGCAAAGAGGGCCGCCCGGCGAGCACGCGCGGAAGAACGCGGAAACATGAGAGATGACCTCGTCAGGGAGAGACCGGGCGATCCAGCCCCGGCGGATCCACCCTACTACCGGAAGTCCTCCCCGAGGAGCCCGCGGGGACGTCTCAGCCCTGCTCGCCCCGCCGCAACCGCTCGATGTAGCCCGCGGGCAGTCCCGCGCTCTCGGCCCCTCGCACCAGCGCCTCGACGAAGCGCGGGCTGATGGCCCCCTCGGTGGAGGCCCTCCGGGGCGCCGTGGTGAAGGCGGTAGCCTCCAGCACCTGGCCCTCCACGCGGACGCGCACGGGACGCTCGATGCACATCCCCGTCACGAAGCCTTCCTTGTGCTGGATGATGGGCCAGTCCTGGCCGCGAATCTCGAAGAGGCGTCCGAACAGGCTCCCGCCTGGATGGTCCTTGAGCCCCGCCACCCGCCCTCCCCACCACCGGGAGGGAAAGTCGTAGACGAGATCCACGTCCAGCGCCTCGGCCAGCCGACC
This genomic window from Stigmatella ashevillena contains:
- a CDS encoding bifunctional metallophosphatase/5'-nucleotidase, with the translated sequence MFPRSSARARRAALFASLSATALFQLSACGDDPEPPPPPPVDTSPRTLRLLQTSDLHTNIFPWDYFTGTPDAQRGLAKVATLVRKARAENPDCNLLVDTGDTIQGTPLGTYYSLVNNTPQHPMALAMNELRYDAMALGNHEFNYGLGVLNKFKSEVSFPLLGANVRNAADGGEAFTPYLIKEVCGVKVGLLGLVTPGVTTWERPENIFGLRFDDPLETARTYVQKIRKEGADVVVVAIHSGPDKQPTGSATDPASWLADYADPTKWADRGNIPGENEAVQIAQQVDGIDVMLTGHTHQPIPKMLLKNTQGQEVLLIQPNRWGSHLGQVDLSLVHKDGRWMVDAKDSRLAAVDASVEEDAQVVQLTRSHHETTQAYVNARIGSTQAAFPGGHAARYGDSALADLINKVQEEAATAEGYPVDFSLAALFTDTGALPSGDVTLRDAYSIYIYDNTLYVMEIDGSILRRALEVNAQFFNPWNPSAPPDVSKPDLARQPNARLYNWDLYSVIEYGFDLTKPAGSRLTHLRFKGQDVTDDQIFRVAINNYRAGGGGGFSMFREGRILWTSADGVRDYIARYIESHPNLDPASVNTCNFTLSPDLYKYYYEATLGPAKCPSP
- a CDS encoding gamma-glutamylcyclotransferase, whose protein sequence is MDSHYDQVMKARNAADSSVSRLYFAYSTILDRAAFEEWRSQHSYDFFQLPEGRLAEALDVDLVYDFPSRWWGGRVAGLKDHPGGSLFGRLFEIRGQDWPIIQHKEGFVTGMCIERPVRVRVEGQVLEATAFTTAPRRASTEGAISPRFVEALVRGAESAGLPAGYIERLRRGEQG